Genomic DNA from Asterias amurensis chromosome 2, ASM3211899v1:
TTTCCATGCTTTCCCCTTGCATGAGTCATCACCAAAACAGCGCAGTTTTCTTTCTAATTTCTATGTATTACCCCATTTGTTTGTGGGGTAGCAACAAGTGACGGAAGGCATCGTGGTGGAGGTTTCCCTGACTCTGGTTGCATTGACATCCTCTATCGACAGTGATATGAAGGTTTTTCCCCTCCGCGGTTGGCCATCCTTGACAGCATTGTCAACATTGGAAGCCCATCGCCACAAGTCCGGGTTCGAAGACAACGATTTAATGTATCAGattttaacttaaaggcagtggacactattggtaattgtcaaagactagtcttcacagttggtgtatctcaacatatgcataaaataacaaacctgtgaaaatttgagctcaatcagtagaacttgcgagataataataaaagaagaaaacaaacattgtcacacgaagttgtgtgtgtttagatggttgatttcaagacctcaagttctaagagAGGTCTCTAATTTAaattcttgggaattacatctttctcgaaaactatggcacttcagagggagccgtttgtcacagtgttttataccatcaacctctccccattgctcgtaattaagaaaggttttatgataagaatgattttttaccaatagtgtccactgcctttaaacggatACAATGGCCAAGTTCGCGCAAGGACCaccgatttaatagatggaaatatATATGCATCGGGGACacagaatattatttttggttttacagcaatacaccgatgtatgttaccactgtgtactcagtactttcccgaggcCATTGAACAAATCACATGCagattactcgggtgggaatcAAACGACCTTCACAATTATTGAGCAGTAGTtcacttaggccgtgtccgaaacgacgacttcggctacagctacgtctaaatcagcgcgtctaccagtgttaaagaataggcagacgcgcgcgatctagccgtagctgtagccgaagtcgccgtttcggacacggccttagtttcACAaatgtagtcctaacttaggactagtcctaagcaatgctaagagataggactggtcctaagttaggaccagtaactcatcctaacttaggactggtcctatctcttagcattgcctaggactagtcctaagttaggactacctttgtgaaatccaccccagcggTTGTAACGAGTATAGTTGTGTTGGTGACgttgtatatgtacatgtgacatagagctatattatatagctctatgacatGTGCTCAAAAACTGTAGTGCGGACAAGGCCCTTGGCCCTTGTTATAGCACACATACACGGTACGTGTCTTACGATTCCCAAGAAAGACTCgagaacattcaaatgtgaatggattctcttcttggagattgacTGGAACTGgatgcctgtaaattgcctcgtgtgacattaTGGGCCTAGTAAATAGTCATGACATGTCAACACGACCAGCGACTTGCGTATACGTTATCATATTATGATAACTTCTTGCCCACCCTGGAGCTGTGTGGAGGCTGTGCTCTAAAAACTGAGGCTGACAACCAGCAATGCGACCATGCCCATCAGTCCCTTCAAGGGTTTCAAGGTTTTCAAGGTTTACTGCCTTCCATGGCAACAGCCAACTCAAAGATGGCATTTTGAGAAAGTGTAAGTACAGGTGGAAACTCTGTGCTGCCATAAAAGCGGGAATGAAAGTTAAAAAAGAGGCTGAGATAGGACATGTTTATTCTAAACATTCATACTTAGCGTGCCTTCGaaactttaaatttaaaaaaaaaaaaaaaaaaaaaacttactccagaaatgattttaaaaaacatcattttTGAGTTTTGCTATTTTTCCAGAAGGCTGGTTCCCAAATAGTCGACTAGCGAAACCCAACTATCGTCATCTATACAGAGTGGTTACTaacaggggcgtcaatccgtcttgaaaggtggggggacataacatttacggcgtggggtccggggcccgctttagggccccggaGAATTTTGTAGGctgtagatgctctctggtgcaatctagggagtctgaggggtgatgttccccctctcagatgttggaatttaatgcctatttcaagctatgatgcacctatttttgctttcatggttattgtacctaaaaaacaactcaattatagctttgtaatatccatattgtttctgcattataatgctcagacggcagtTCATCCCTGGTGGGTATTAAAGATGGAGTCTGCTATAAAGCGGAACGCGAAGCCTTTTATGGCCTTGGGTCCGGGCCTAAGGGCTCGGAAAAtgtttgcattctagatgctctgaggtgcaatcttaggccaataagaggcatacaaaatggcacagaacatctgtaaatgtgagcagcagtagaaccttttgagttaacagcatcctCAAgttcggatctatgaaccaaatttaaagtcacctggaaatagaatttttttctttcaaacatacactgtaaaaaaaacctgtaaataTACAAGTTTTTTGGGCAATAAAATTACAGCAAGGCAACGTTTTTTGGGTCTGACTGAGTTTTGCTGGTAAATAAACACCAAGTTGCTGTTAATTAACATTACGACGTTTATTTACATagtacacctttttttttacggAAATGATCCTGAAAAAAACGGTCTGCAATTGAAAATAACAGTTATAACTGTAAATTTCAATTGTAGGCCGTTTTTTTCAGGATCATTTCCGTCAAAATACAGGTTTCCCGTGCGTGTGaaataaacctgtaaaaatacaCAGTAAAAATGACTGTAAAATACAAGTTTTGGGACAATAAAATTACAGCAATGCAACGTTTTTAGGTTTGACGGAGTTTTACAGGTAAATAAACGCCAACTTGTTGTTAATTAACTTTACGACgtttatttacatatttttaacaatgaaactgtaaatttaagTTGTATGCTGTTTTTTTCAGGATCGTTTCCGGCAAAATACAGGTTTCCCGTgcgtgtgaaaaaaaaacctgtaaaaatacactgtaaaaataaccgtaaaaaacaggttttttgGCAATAAAATAACAGCATGGCAACGTTTTTTGGTCTGACGGGGTTTTGCAGGTAAATAAACGCCAACTTGTTGTTAATTAACTTCACGACGTTTATTAAcatatttttaacaatgaaactgtaaatttaagTTGTATGCTGTTTTTTCATGGTCGTTTCCGGCAAAATACAGGTTTCCCGtgagtgtgaaaaaaaaacctgtaaaaatacactgtaaaaatAACTGTAAATACAGGTTTTTTGGCAATAAAATAACAGCATGGCAACGTTTTTTTGGTCTGATGGGGTTTTGCAGGTAAATAAACGCCAACTTGTTGTTAATTAACTTCACGACGCGCATTTAcatatatttttaacaatgaaactgtaaatttaagTTGTATGCTGTGTTTTCAGGATCGTTTCCGGAAAAATACAGGTTTCCCGTGcgtgtggaaaaaaaacacaccgtACAAATTAACGTTTTTTGGCAATAAAAGTACAGTATGGCAACGTGTTTTGGGTCAAACGGAGTTCTGTAAGTAAGTAAACGCCAACTTACTGTTAATTAACTTTACAACGTTAGTTAACACACTTTTTACCCTGTAActgtaaattaaaattgtatgacGTTTAAAATGACAGCGCACCAACGTTGGTTTGACGAATTTTGTTGATGACTGTAGACTTTCTTTTAATAAATAACACACCgtttattacataaataaacTGTACATTTAAATTGTAgctatttttatgaattttcaCGCTGTCAAAATACATTTCCCATTCAAGAAACTTGCAAGGATGCCCTCATAGTCATCTGAATATCGTTTCCTCAAATGTGTTTCCCTTTTCATTTCCCCTTCTACCTTCTttttgtgaccccccccccaccccccccccccccgaaagaaAATTTCCCTCAACTGTTGATTTTGTAACCATGGATcatatatttgtattatttatttatttacttattatgGGCCTGTAGTCTATTGTTAAGTCGATGGTTAATATTTGCCGAAAAAATCCTGTATTTTTACCATGGCTCATGTATGCAACACACGTGGAAACTGGTACCCTGATTTTACATACCGATATAGACAAAAAGCATTTTGGCAACCAGTAACTTTTCAGGAACCAGTCTAGGCTCGCTGTACCGTGAATAACATGGGCTAAATTTGGGAAACTAGACGAGAAGCGGGCGCGCGTGAGCTGTCAACACGGTCTGTCAACAGTTGCTCTCTTTCTTTCACGTGAACTGTCGAATCCTGAGctgaagtaggcctactgtactcAGAATTTTGTCAAACAGCAGAATCATTGCTGATTAAGGTATGATTATATCATTCCATTCATATTGTACGTGTAGCTTAGAATTATAAGTTGTTGATGTTGGCAAAATTGgaaatgtgttttgttgtttactCCTTTTTTAGAATTAACGAAAGGATTaactttaataaaaataaaatagccCCGGTAGCGTCATGTCCGTTGACGTTGAATGTTAGTTAGTTTGTGTCACGTTTTCTCTGTGCAGACGACAATCTTGCACACAAAACCTCCATCCAGTATCCTATGCTAATGCATGTACAGTACCTTAATTATGTGTACAGTACACATTTAAAtcaaaaagataaacaaacatgtacaacaggactgtttgtcatgtttgtggtaCACAATGTGACAGTACATAGACATGATCGAAATATGCGATTTCCTTGTTGTGTGTCGGGTTgtcaaaaaaagtttttcacATACAAAGGTCTCATTTCTCATATTGAAAGACACCATCAACTTACGAAGCAAGAAAACAATAATAGGTGCAGAGATGCTGTACTTTTCCGGTGTCCACTTGATTTCTGTCAGCATGAATGTTCCGATATTCAGGAGCTACTTGCTCATTTAAGAAGCCATATTACAAGTGGTTTAAATGTACCTTGTCCATTTGAAGGTTGTACTAAAACATTCACAAATAAAAAGTCTTTCTCTTCTCACTTATCGCGGTATCACAGAAACTACTCGGCTCATAATGTGAACCAAACATTAATTGTTGACCAAAATGTTAACTTCATTGTTGATGATAATCCATGCCATGATGGAGCAGGTACATCCACATTTACTGAGCCTGAAGACACAGTTGATGGTGATGACAATGATCATGAAGATGACGATGATCCTGGAGTATCTGTGGCTGACTTTACCAAGAGTATTGCACTATTTCTGCTCAAATTATATTCAAAGTTCCTAGTTCCAGAGAACACTATTCAAATGATAGTGGAAGAGATGCACGATTTGTTTGAACTaagtattatacttttacagcatctttctacctgtatacattttataacaaacgcttttcaagactaactcgaccgatccaaggcaacgtgtttctttaacatGTTTGTCAGAAACATTGCATGCTACAAGTCAAATTTCCATCTAAATATTTGCAAGGCATTTGTTTGTGTCTTTAACTTTACTGTCCAATACTTTCATTACATGCACTGCAGGTAGACCACTTCAATCTTCAAGATTTTCACTCGCCATTGGAAAGTTTCTCGTGGCAGATTTGGCTAATCCTTTGTCAGCCCTAAGCATGTGGTTCTGTGCTTACTATTGCTTCAATTTGAAGTACCCGAACAAGTCCGAAGGGGCGCTTGAGTTTATCCAGAGGTGAGTTTACTGACAATGTTCAAGAAGCTTGGCCTGTTCATGCTAGAGGAATCCCAGGGTTGATGCAGGGTTCAATATATCATGTTCTGTGTTTAACAATTGGAAACATTTAAACCTGCACCAACCCTGAGAATTTTCGCCCTGATTCGAGGTCAGGGTTGAGATTTTTCAACCATTGATCCCCCATGGAAGATAGGTTTTGGTTTATTTGGTACTCATGAACAACTACTGAACCCAGGAGTCAGCATGTACTTAGGGTGGGACCCCTAAGAGTCATTACAAGTGGGTCTCAATGACCACTTCCTACTGTCCAATGAGACTCTCATTGGACAGTAGGAAGTGGTCTGATATTTGGCCATACTCATAGCACATGTATGCCCACTAGTATGTCAAGGGTCACACATAACATTAGTGTGCACCCCTCCTTTGTCTCCCTTTCCATTGTTCCTCCCCTGCTTTTTCTGGCTACAgtcttcttttgtcttttcactTCTTTCCACCTGGCTGCTTCTG
This window encodes:
- the LOC139934068 gene encoding uncharacterized protein encodes the protein MSVDHECSDIQELLAHLRSHITSGLNVPCPFEGCTKTFTNKKSFSSHLSRYHRNYSAHNVNQTLIVDQNVNFIVDDNPCHDGAGTSTFTEPEDTVDGDDNDHEDDDDPGVSVADFTKSIALFLLKLYSKFLVPENTIQMIVEEMHDLFELKTLHATSQISI